Genomic DNA from Desulfuromonas versatilis:
ACTTGAGCAGGCCAAGCTTCTTGTTGATCATCTGGGTGGTCGCCTCGTAGAGGATCTGGTTTTCGGCCAGGTCGAGCATCTCGCGCTCGAGCTCGACGCCGTTGCCGTCGCCCACCGCGGAAAGGCCGCGTTCGCGAACCACCCGCGCCTCCACGGCGCCGCCGGGGGCCAGGTGCGCGGCATCGGTGCGGGCCATGACCTGCGGCCCCTGGGCCATGTAGCGCTGCAACCCCTCCTCGAACTCGAGCCGGGCCGGGGCATAGCCCGGGGTATCGGCGTTGGCGATGTTCGAGCTGATCACCTTCTGGTTCTGCAGGCGCAGGTCCAGCACCTTTTCCAGCAGACCGAAGGTGCGATCGAAAAGTCCCGTCACTGGCATCTATCTTCCCTCCCGCCGCCGGTTGGCGGCGTCCTGTTCATCCTGAAACGACCATCGACATGCGAAGCAGCATAGAAATGCGGCTGGCGAGATGCCCCCCCCACTGAAGGGGGTGTTTTTCAGGCTTTTCTCCGCGTCTTCGCGTGAGGCCATCTTCCCGCAGGTTTTAATCCCGAAGCCCCGCCTGCTGCTCCAGTTGCAAGAACTCTGCCCCCGCCCTCTGCCAGGGGGTGTTTTCTTCTTTTTCGGCCAGGCGGCGCAAAAGATTAAGGGCCATCTCCCGCTGGCCTGTGGCGAGCCGGATCTGCGCACAGCGGAACAGGGCCTGGTCGACGCAGGGGCCGCCGGCGGCCAACTGCTCGTAAAGCGGCAGGGCCTGGTCGCCCTGGCCCGAGCGGTAAAGCGACTCGGCGCGCAGCATCAGCGCCGTGGGCGGGTCCTGGTCGGAGCCGGGGGCATCGGCCCCGGCCAGCACCGCGCCGGCCTGGGGGTAGTTCTCGCGGGCCCAGAATATCTTCCCGGCCAGCAGCTCGATCTCCGGGCTGACGGGGCGCCCGGACAAGGTCAAAATTTTGGCAGCCTCCTCCAGCCGCCCGCTGGCCAGCAGCGCCTGCAGCTGCAGGGCGAAAACCTCGTTGCGCGCCTCCCCCTGGGGGAAGCGCTCGAAGTAGGTCGCGGCGGCGGCGACTGCGCCAGAAAAGTCCTGCTGGGCGACCAGCACCCGGATCACCGGCAGGTAACATTCCTGCTCCTGCGGCTGTCCCCGGAAGCCATCCAGCATGAACTGAAACACCCGGGCGGCGCGATCCAGCAGCCCCATCCGCTCGAAGGACTGGCCGAGGGTAAGGAGGAACCCGGGGCGGACCAGGCCGGAAACCAGCAGGTCCCGGTGCCTCTCCACCAGCACCAGGGCGCCGATCTCGTCACCCCGGCCGATCAACTCCTCGACCAGCGGCGGGACCACCTCGGCCAGCAGCGCCTGGCCGTGCCGGTAGAGGGAACTGCCGGCGAACTGGCGCAGAAAACTTTCCATGTCCGCCACGCACCCGGCAAGGTCGCCGGCGAGCTTGCGCACCAGGGACTGCTTGAACAGGGCTTCCTCGCGCAGCTGGCGGCTCGGGGCGGAGCGGGCGATTTCGGCATACTGGCTGAGCACGCCCGGGCCGCCGGCCGCCGAGCCGGCGAGAACCGCCAGATCGGTCATCTTCAGCCAGGCCCGGAAACCTCCTTCGCGCTCGCCGTGGGTCTCACGGACCCGCTGGAAGATCTCCAGGGCCCGCTCCCGGTGCCCCGCCCGCAGGGTGCTGAGCCCCTCGGCATACCCGGCCAGGTCGGCGCCGGCCACTCCCTTGAGCAGCTCGGCCAGCCGCCCGAAGCGAACGGCCGCGGCCGGATAATCGCCGGCTCGCTCCAGGGCCTGGGCGTAGCAGCCCAGGGAATAGGGGCGCGCCAGCCAGAACTCCTCGGCCAGCTCACTTCTGCGGTAAAGGGCCAGGGCTTCGCCATGGCGCTCCAGGCCGACCAGGGCGTCGGCCCGCCGCAGCGCCAGCAACTGCCCCAGCTCTGCTCCGGCAGACTCCCGCTTGGCCTGCAATACCCCCAGGGCCTTGTCGGCGCTGCCGGCGCCAAGCAAGATCTCGGCCTGCAGCAGGTCCGCCAGGACGTTGTAGGGGTGATAGGCCGCCCCGCCCCGGCTCAGCGTGCTCAGCTCGAAGCTCCCCTCGAAGGGTCTTCCCGCTGCGGCCTTGGCCCAGGCCAGCAGGTAACCGGCGCGGATCCGCAGCGCCGACTCGGGCGCTTCGCTCAGCAGCTGCACCAGCTCCCCCTCGGCGCCGGCCGGGTTGCCGGTGCGTGCCAGGGCCTCCCCGCGAAACAGCCGCAGGGCCTCGCGATCGACCCCTTGCAGGGAGCTGGCCGAGAGGCGCCTGAGCAGCGCCAGCCCGGCGCTCCAATCGCCCTGCTGGCAAAGCCCCAGCCCCTCCTTGAGCGTCTGCCCCTCCGGGCCGGCATGCAGGGGGTCGTAAACCAGCTGCGGCAGCGCGGGAAGCGAGTAGCGCAGGGCAACGGCGACCTTCAGGCCGGGATCGTAGGTTTCGAAGAAACTCTCCCAACGCCCGCTGTAGGAGGAGCCGCCCCCCAGGGTCAGCGCCCCCTGGTCACTACGGATCTGAGGCATGCCCGGGACGGCGGCGGCGATCGCCGGGCGGACCTTGGCGCCGGCCTCGTCCCAGACCAGATCGAGCATGACCGCGGCGGGTTGCGGCCTGGTCAAGACCTTGACCGCCCTGGGCGGGGTACGCAGCAGAAAGGAGACCATCAGGTCCGGCCCCTTGCGGGCCGCCAGAATGCGAATGATCTGCCCGTTTTCCGGCAGCGGCGCCCCCAGGGCCTCGGCCTGAACCCCGGTCAGAAACAGGTCGACACGTTGGCCCGAGGCCTCGATGCGGTGCGCCGGCAGGGCCGAAAGCTCCAGGACCATCCGGGTGGTGCCGAGCTGCTCCTGCTTGTCGATACGAATCAGCTCGGCTCCTCCCCCATGGGCAGGCAGCGCAAGGGCCAGCAGCAGTAAAGTGGTAAGGGTACGACACATGGCAAGATTCCGTTGCAGAAGAATAAATAACTGGGAAATAAATTTTGCCAGTATCGTGCCAAGGGGCTCAGTTCCCAATTGCATATTATTTTCGACAACTTGGCCCTCCATGAAAGGTGTTGTCATTTTTTTGACCAGCCGCCCAACTCGCCCTATCCTCCCCGCAACGACGCCAGGGGAACCACCCGTGGCGTACTGGCCGCCACCAGGCGAATCGGCCAAGGAAATTCGCCGGCTTGCTCCCGGTCCTCGGAGCGTTTCATTTTTTCGCAAAGATAAATCCGTCCAACGGAGCAAAACTGGTGCGAAATTTGAAACCAAATGACGAGCATCTTACGGTTGTCCGCCAGGAGCAGATCTCGGAAACCCGACAGCCGGCTCCCGCAGACGACGACAAGACCCGAGGGGACATCATGAGCGACGCCATTTCTGACGACCAGATTGAAATCATCCAGGATTTCATCCAGGAGAGCCGGGACATGATCGACCAGCTCGAGCCCATCATCATCGAGCTGGGCCAGAGCTGCCAGGGAGGCAACTGCTGGGAGATCATGGACTGCACCAACAGCGACTGCCCCCGCCATGGCCAGGACCTGCAGAAGCCCTGCTGGCTGGATGTCGGCTACCTGGGCGAAGGCCTCGGCACTTGCCTGGCCGCAAGCTGTGCCCAGGATTGCCTGACCTGCAAGGTCTTTCGCAAGACCAACGGCAACCAGGAGACGATGAACGCCATCTTCCGGCTGTTCCACTCCATGAAGGGCAGCGCCAGCTTTCTCGACCTGGGGCACATCGCCAGCGTCGCCCACGCCGCCGAGAGCCTGCTGGATCTGATCCGCTCGGGAAAAATCCGGATGGACCCTTCCCACGTCGAGCTTCTCTGCCTGGCCTGCGATTTCGCCAAGGAAGCCCTCGACCTGGTGGAAACAGACTTCAACGACCAGGGCATGGCCGAGCGGGCCGAGGCCATCACCGCCCGCCTCAAGGCGGCGGCGCGCCTGGCCCAGCAGCTGATCCTCGACGCCGGAGCCCCAGCCGCCCCTGCGGAATACGCGGCGGACTCCGTCGCCCCGGCCCCGGAAGCAGAGAATTGTGGCGTGTTCGAGATATCGCCGGAAATGGCCGAACGCTTCGTCCAGGAAGCCGACGAACTGCTGCAAAGCACCGAGCAGGGGCTGCTCGCCTGGGCCGAGGCGCCGGGCGACCAGGAACCGCTCTCCGGGCTGTTCCGCAGCATGCACAGCTTCAAAGGGAACTGCGGTTTCTTCGGCCTGGCGGACCTGGAAAGGCTCAGTCACCAGATGGAAACCCTCCTCCAGGAGGCCAGGGACGCGGGCGGCGCCGGCAGCGGCACCCTGGCCGAAACCCTGCTCGACATGCTCGACGTGCTGCGCGTGGCGGTGGCTGACATCTCCCAGGGCGGCGAGGGACGCATCGACGACCTGGAGAAACACCTGGCCAGGCTTGCCGACCTGCCACCCGCGGACGATACGCTCACCAGCGCCGAACCAAGCCCCCCGCAGGAAGCGCCTCCCCAGGCCCCTGCCCTGCGCCCCGCCACCCCTACGGCCAAGCCGCCCATCGCTGCCCAGCCGGGTCCGGGGGCCGCAGGGAAGGACCCCGGAGCCAACGGCGCAGGGACACCGGGCAAGGGGGCCATCAAGCGCCAGGACATCCGCGTCGACCTGGAAAAGCTCGACCGCCTGATCAACCTGATCGGCGAGATGGTCATCGCCGAGAACATGCTGATCCACAACCCCGACCTTGAAGGGCTCGAGCTGGAGAACTTCCACCGCGCCGGGCAGCAGATGAGCAAGCTGGTGCGCGAGCTGCAGGAAGTCGCCATGATCATCCGCATGATCCCGGTGTCGGGGCTGTTCCGCCGGATGATCCGCCTGGTGCACGACCTGGCCGTCAAATCGGGCAAGAAGGTGGAGCTCAAGCTCTCAGGCGAGGAGACCGAGCTGGACAAGACGGTCATCGAGACCATCACCGACCCGCTGGTCCACCTGCTGCGCAACGCCATGGATCACGGCCTGGAGCCCCCCGAGGAGCGCCGGGCGGCGGGCAAGCCCGAAAAGGGCGAAGTCCGGCTTTCGGCCCGTCACGAGGAAGGGGAGGTCTGGATCACCCTGGAGGATGACGGGCGCGGCCTGAACCGGGACAAGATCATCGCCAAGGCGATCAGCAAGGGCCTGATCGAGGGGGACGGCGCGGAGCTTTCCGACAAGGCGGTGGCCAACCTGATTTTCCAGCCCGGCTTTTCCACCGCCGACAAGGTCACCGACGTGTCGGGGCGCGGCGTGGGCATGGACGTGGTCAAGCAGAACATCGAAAAGATCAAGGGGAAGATCGAACTGCAGAGCACCCCGGGCAAAGGCAGCCGCTTCATCCTGCGCATCCCGCTGACCCTCGGGATCATAGACGGAATGATGGTGCGGGTCGGCGATTCGCGCTGCATCGTGCCGACCCTGGCCATCCGCGAGGCCTTCCGCCCGCTCTCCGAGGCCATCACCCGCACCGCCGACGGCCTGGAGATCGTGCGGGTGCGGGACAATTTCTACCCCATCACCCGGCTGCACCAGATCCTGAAAAAAACCCCGGACTCGGAGCGGCTCGAAGACGGCATCCTGATCGTGCTCGAATACCAGGAGACCGGCATCGCTCTGCTGGTGGACGAAATCCTCGGTCAGCAGCAGACCGTCATCAAGGGGCTCTCGAACTTCATCGGCAACGTCCGCTGGGCCTCGGGCTGCACCATTCTCGGTGACGGCGAGGTCTGCCTGATCCTCGATGTCGGCCACATCGTCGAGGCCACCGAGGGGACCCGGGAGGCCATGGCCAGCTGAGCCGGGGCAACCGGGAAAGAATTTCATAAAGCACGAAAACCGCATCCGGCCGCGGCCGAAGCAATCAAGGAGATCAGCATGACCGAAGTCAAGGAGAAAACTCTGGACCGCGAGGCGTTCGCCGCCGAAGAGGAGGACACCCTCGACGGCAAGTTTCTCACCTTCCACCTTGCCGGCGAGGATTACGGGATCGAGATCCGCTACGTCACCGAAATCATCGGCATCCAGAAGATCACCGAGGTGCCCGACCTGGCCGATTGCGTCAAGGGGGTCATCAACCTGCGCGGCAAGGTCATTCCGGTGATGGACGTGCGGCTGCGCTTCGGCCTGCCGGCGCGGGAGTACGATGACCGCACCTGCATCGTCGTGGTCGAAATCGACGAGACCGCCGTGGGCCTGGTGGTGGACAAAGTCAACGAGGTCTCCCAGATTCCCGCCGCCAATATCGAGCCGCCACCCCGCACCGGCCGCGAGAGTGGTCGTTACATCCAGGGGATGGGCAAGATCGAGGACAAGGTGAAGATCCTGCTGGACGTCAACCGCCTGCTCTTCGCCGATGAGCTGCAGGCCCTGGGTGAACTGGCCCAGACGGCCTGAGTGAACTTCCCGCCAGGCGCTGCCGCAAGCTACGAAGCATCTCTTTGGAGGCACAACCATGAACTGGACGATCAGTAAGAAAATGCTGGTCATGGCGGCGGTGGTGCTGGTCGGCCTGGGCACCGTCTCGGGGCTCTCCTTCCGCACCAACAGCGCCATCGAAGCCACCTTTGCCGAACTGGACCGCCGCTCGCAGGAGATCGCCGCTCTCGACGGCATGGAGACCGACCTGCTGCGGCTGCGGCTGGCAGTCATGGAGTTCATCGATGCCGGCAAAGGCGGCAGCGACTCCCGAGGGGATCAGACCACCATCGAGGCGACCGCGGCCAGGCTTCGAGAAACGGCGGGTTCGCTCGGCGCGATGGCCGACAACGACAACGACAACGAGCGCCGCCTGGCCGAAGCTTTGCAGAAGGAGACCGAGGGCATTACTGCGGCGAGCCTGGAGCTGGTCTCGTTGGTGGAAAGCGGCGCCCCCTGGGAGCAGATCAACAACCTCGACATGCGGATCGACCGCTACGGCGAGGCCAGCGTCAAGCAACTCGGCGGCTTCGCCAGCGAGATCCGCGGCGAGGTGGCTGCCGCCCAGCAGGCCATGCGCGGCGGCATCGCCCAGGGGGCCACGCTGACCTGGGTGGTGGGCCTGGCCTGCCTGGCGATTCTCGGCAGCGCCTTCTTCCTGCTGGCCCGGGGGATCATCGGGCCCCTGCGCCGGGCCGGGGAGATGTTGAAAAAAATCGAAGGCGGCCATCTCGATATGCGCCTGCACCAGGCCGGCAGCGACGAGATCGCCCAGCTGGGGCGCACCCTCGACGCCTTCGCCGAGAGCCTGCAGCAGGAGGTGGTGGTCCCCCTGCAACAGCTGGCAGCGGGCGACCTGACCTTCAAGGCTGTGCCCCGCGACGGTGAAGATCTGCTGCGCGGGGCCCTGCAGAAGCTGGGCGTCGACCTGCGCGAGATGTTGGGGCAGATCCAGGAGGCCGGCCAGCAGATCGCATCGGGATCGGCCCAGGTGGCCGACGCCAGCCAGTCCCTCTCCCAGGGAGCCACCGAATCGGCGGCCTCACTGGAGGAGGTATCCAGCTCGCTCAACGAAATGACCAGCCAGGTCGCCGATACCGCCGAAAACGCAGACCAGGCCAGCCGTCTCGCAGGCGAAGTGCAGCTGGCCGCTGAACTGGGCAACGCTCACGTGCAGAACATGGCCGGCGCCATGGCCGAGATCAACCAGGCCAGCCGGGAGATTTCCAAGATCATCAAGGTGATCGACGAGATCGCCTTCCAGACCAACCTGCTGGCCCTCAACGCGGCGGTGGAGGCGGCCCGGGCGGGCCAGCACGGCAAGGGGTTCGCGGTGGTCGCCGAGGAGGTGCGCAGCCTGGCCGCCCGCAGCGCCAAGGCGGCCAAGGAGACCGAAACGCTGATTGCCGGCTCGCTGCAGAAGATGGCGCGCGGCACCGAGATCGCCGACCAGACCGGCGCCGCCCTGCAGAAGATCGTCGCCGGGGTCGGCCAGGTGACCCAGTTGGTCGGCGAAATCGCCACCGCGACCAAGGAGCAGGCCCAGGGGCTTGGCGAATGCAACCACGGGCTTGGTCAAATCGACCAGGTTACCCAGCAGACCACCGCCAACGCCGAGCAGAGCGCCGCAACCTCCGAGGAGCTGTCCCGGCAGGCGGAACGCCTGAGGCAGATGCTGGTGCGCTTCAAGCTGGCCAAGACCCTGCGCGCGAGCCAGCCGAGCGCCGCTCCCAAGCCCCAGGCGGCGCCCGCCGCGCCTTTTGCCTGGGGCGGCGCCCTCAAGGAAGCCATACCGAGCAAGAACCCGGCGCCGGTGGCCATCGCCCTCGACGACGAGGAATTCGGCAGGTACTGATCCCCCCGTGGTTGGGGGACCTCCAGACCAGGGACGGTAGAATGAACGATTACCTGATGCCCATCAGCGACCAGGAGTTTCAGCTGATGCGCGAATTGATCTACAAACGCTTCGGCATCAACCTCACCGAGCAGAAGCGCTCGCTGCTGGTCAGTCGCCTGCAGAAGCTCATCCGGGGCTCGGGGTTTGCCGGCTTCCGGGATTACTACGAGCACCTGGTCAATGACCGCAGCGAGGAGGCCCTGGGCCAGCTTGTCGACCGCGTCTCGACCAACCACACCTTTTTCAACCGGGAAAAAGACCACTTCGAATATTTCAGCAACACCGCCCTGCCCGCGGTGGTTGGCGCGCTGGAGAAATCCGGCAGCCGGGATCTGCGCATCTGGTGCGCCGGCTGCTCAAGCGGCGAGGAAGCCTACATGCTGCTGATGCTGCTGCGCGAGTTCTTCGGTTCGGATTACGGTCGGTGGGAGGCGGGGCTGCTGGCCACCGACATCTCCCACCGGGCTCTGACCACGGCCCGGGCCGGGATCTATCCCGACGAACGGATGGACTCGCTCCCCGACCAGCTGCGCAGCCGCTACTTTCGGCGCCGGGCCCCCGGCAGCTGGGAGGTGAGGGATGAGCTGCGCCGCGAGGCCACTTTCCGGCGCTTCAACCTGATGAACCAGGTCTTCCCCTTCAAAAAACCCTTTCACATCATTTTCTGCCGCAACGTCATGATCTATTTCGACCAGCCGACCCGCGACGGCCTCGTCGCGCGCTTCCACCGGCATACCGCACCCGGCGGCTACCTGTTCATCGGCCACTCGGAAACCCTCGGCCGCAACCAGGACCTCTTCAACTACCTGCAGCCGGCGACCTACCAGAGGAGGGCCACCTGATGGAGCGCAAAATCCGCGTGCTGATCGTCGACGACTCGGCGCTGGTGCGCCAGGTACTGGCCCAGGGCCTGGCCCTCGACCCGGCGCTGGAGGTTCTCCCCCCGGCCGCTGACCCCTTCGAGGCCCGCGACCGCATCCAGGCCTATCAGCCCGACGTCATGACCCTCGACGTCGAAATGCCGAAAATGGACGGCCTGAAATTCCTGCGGCGGCTGATGCCGCAGCATCCCTTGCCGGTGGTGATGGTCAGTTCGCTGACCGAAAAGGGCAAGCAGGTCACCCTCGACTGCCTCGAAGCGGGCGCCGTCGATTTCGTCCACAAACCCACCACCGGCCTGAACGGGCTCAACAGCATGCTCGGTGAACTGCGGGCCAAGGTCAGGATCGCCTCCACCGCCAATGTCTCCCACTGGAAGGACCGCCGCGACCAACTCTACGCCCATTTCGGGCGCCAGCCGGCGACCAGCTTTCCCGATGCCGCCCGCAGGCTGATCGCCATCGGCGCCTCCACCGGCGGCACCGAGGCGATCAAGGCCGTTATCACCCGGCTCCCCGCCGACATGCCGGGGATCGTCATCGTCCAGCACATGCCCGCGGGATTCACCAAGATGTTCGCCGATCGCCTCAACCAGCTCTGCGCCATGAGCGTCAAGGAGGCGCGCACCGGCGATCGCGTGGTGCCCGGCCAGGTGCTGATCGCCCCGGGAGGCCTGCAGATGCGGGTGGCGCGGGTGGACGGGCAGCTGATCGTCAACTGCAACCCCGGGCCGACGGTCAGCGGCCACTGCCCGTCGGTGGACGTCCTGCTGCAATCGGTAGCCCGCGCGGCGGGAGCGGAGGCCACCGGCGTGGTGCTCACCGGCATGGGCGCCGACGGCG
This window encodes:
- a CDS encoding tetratricopeptide repeat protein, whose amino-acid sequence is MCRTLTTLLLLALALPAHGGGAELIRIDKQEQLGTTRMVLELSALPAHRIEASGQRVDLFLTGVQAEALGAPLPENGQIIRILAARKGPDLMVSFLLRTPPRAVKVLTRPQPAAVMLDLVWDEAGAKVRPAIAAAVPGMPQIRSDQGALTLGGGSSYSGRWESFFETYDPGLKVAVALRYSLPALPQLVYDPLHAGPEGQTLKEGLGLCQQGDWSAGLALLRRLSASSLQGVDREALRLFRGEALARTGNPAGAEGELVQLLSEAPESALRIRAGYLLAWAKAAAGRPFEGSFELSTLSRGGAAYHPYNVLADLLQAEILLGAGSADKALGVLQAKRESAGAELGQLLALRRADALVGLERHGEALALYRRSELAEEFWLARPYSLGCYAQALERAGDYPAAAVRFGRLAELLKGVAGADLAGYAEGLSTLRAGHRERALEIFQRVRETHGEREGGFRAWLKMTDLAVLAGSAAGGPGVLSQYAEIARSAPSRQLREEALFKQSLVRKLAGDLAGCVADMESFLRQFAGSSLYRHGQALLAEVVPPLVEELIGRGDEIGALVLVERHRDLLVSGLVRPGFLLTLGQSFERMGLLDRAARVFQFMLDGFRGQPQEQECYLPVIRVLVAQQDFSGAVAAAATYFERFPQGEARNEVFALQLQALLASGRLEEAAKILTLSGRPVSPEIELLAGKIFWARENYPQAGAVLAGADAPGSDQDPPTALMLRAESLYRSGQGDQALPLYEQLAAGGPCVDQALFRCAQIRLATGQREMALNLLRRLAEKEENTPWQRAGAEFLQLEQQAGLRD
- a CDS encoding chemotaxis protein CheA, whose translation is MKPNDEHLTVVRQEQISETRQPAPADDDKTRGDIMSDAISDDQIEIIQDFIQESRDMIDQLEPIIIELGQSCQGGNCWEIMDCTNSDCPRHGQDLQKPCWLDVGYLGEGLGTCLAASCAQDCLTCKVFRKTNGNQETMNAIFRLFHSMKGSASFLDLGHIASVAHAAESLLDLIRSGKIRMDPSHVELLCLACDFAKEALDLVETDFNDQGMAERAEAITARLKAAARLAQQLILDAGAPAAPAEYAADSVAPAPEAENCGVFEISPEMAERFVQEADELLQSTEQGLLAWAEAPGDQEPLSGLFRSMHSFKGNCGFFGLADLERLSHQMETLLQEARDAGGAGSGTLAETLLDMLDVLRVAVADISQGGEGRIDDLEKHLARLADLPPADDTLTSAEPSPPQEAPPQAPALRPATPTAKPPIAAQPGPGAAGKDPGANGAGTPGKGAIKRQDIRVDLEKLDRLINLIGEMVIAENMLIHNPDLEGLELENFHRAGQQMSKLVRELQEVAMIIRMIPVSGLFRRMIRLVHDLAVKSGKKVELKLSGEETELDKTVIETITDPLVHLLRNAMDHGLEPPEERRAAGKPEKGEVRLSARHEEGEVWITLEDDGRGLNRDKIIAKAISKGLIEGDGAELSDKAVANLIFQPGFSTADKVTDVSGRGVGMDVVKQNIEKIKGKIELQSTPGKGSRFILRIPLTLGIIDGMMVRVGDSRCIVPTLAIREAFRPLSEAITRTADGLEIVRVRDNFYPITRLHQILKKTPDSERLEDGILIVLEYQETGIALLVDEILGQQQTVIKGLSNFIGNVRWASGCTILGDGEVCLILDVGHIVEATEGTREAMAS
- a CDS encoding protein-glutamate methylesterase/protein-glutamine glutaminase translates to MERKIRVLIVDDSALVRQVLAQGLALDPALEVLPPAADPFEARDRIQAYQPDVMTLDVEMPKMDGLKFLRRLMPQHPLPVVMVSSLTEKGKQVTLDCLEAGAVDFVHKPTTGLNGLNSMLGELRAKVRIASTANVSHWKDRRDQLYAHFGRQPATSFPDAARRLIAIGASTGGTEAIKAVITRLPADMPGIVIVQHMPAGFTKMFADRLNQLCAMSVKEARTGDRVVPGQVLIAPGGLQMRVARVDGQLIVNCNPGPTVSGHCPSVDVLLQSVARAAGAEATGVVLTGMGADGADGLLEMRRTGARTLAQDEASSVVFGMPRVAYERGGAERLLPIDQIGPALVRLAGEKRQ
- a CDS encoding CheR family methyltransferase yields the protein MNDYLMPISDQEFQLMRELIYKRFGINLTEQKRSLLVSRLQKLIRGSGFAGFRDYYEHLVNDRSEEALGQLVDRVSTNHTFFNREKDHFEYFSNTALPAVVGALEKSGSRDLRIWCAGCSSGEEAYMLLMLLREFFGSDYGRWEAGLLATDISHRALTTARAGIYPDERMDSLPDQLRSRYFRRRAPGSWEVRDELRREATFRRFNLMNQVFPFKKPFHIIFCRNVMIYFDQPTRDGLVARFHRHTAPGGYLFIGHSETLGRNQDLFNYLQPATYQRRAT
- a CDS encoding methyl-accepting chemotaxis protein — translated: MNWTISKKMLVMAAVVLVGLGTVSGLSFRTNSAIEATFAELDRRSQEIAALDGMETDLLRLRLAVMEFIDAGKGGSDSRGDQTTIEATAARLRETAGSLGAMADNDNDNERRLAEALQKETEGITAASLELVSLVESGAPWEQINNLDMRIDRYGEASVKQLGGFASEIRGEVAAAQQAMRGGIAQGATLTWVVGLACLAILGSAFFLLARGIIGPLRRAGEMLKKIEGGHLDMRLHQAGSDEIAQLGRTLDAFAESLQQEVVVPLQQLAAGDLTFKAVPRDGEDLLRGALQKLGVDLREMLGQIQEAGQQIASGSAQVADASQSLSQGATESAASLEEVSSSLNEMTSQVADTAENADQASRLAGEVQLAAELGNAHVQNMAGAMAEINQASREISKIIKVIDEIAFQTNLLALNAAVEAARAGQHGKGFAVVAEEVRSLAARSAKAAKETETLIAGSLQKMARGTEIADQTGAALQKIVAGVGQVTQLVGEIATATKEQAQGLGECNHGLGQIDQVTQQTTANAEQSAATSEELSRQAERLRQMLVRFKLAKTLRASQPSAAPKPQAAPAAPFAWGGALKEAIPSKNPAPVAIALDDEEFGRY
- the flgB gene encoding flagellar basal body rod protein FlgB, whose amino-acid sequence is MPVTGLFDRTFGLLEKVLDLRLQNQKVISSNIANADTPGYAPARLEFEEGLQRYMAQGPQVMARTDAAHLAPGGAVEARVVRERGLSAVGDGNGVELEREMLDLAENQILYEATTQMINKKLGLLKYVAQDGR
- a CDS encoding chemotaxis protein CheW, which translates into the protein MTEVKEKTLDREAFAAEEEDTLDGKFLTFHLAGEDYGIEIRYVTEIIGIQKITEVPDLADCVKGVINLRGKVIPVMDVRLRFGLPAREYDDRTCIVVVEIDETAVGLVVDKVNEVSQIPAANIEPPPRTGRESGRYIQGMGKIEDKVKILLDVNRLLFADELQALGELAQTA